A part of Gossypium hirsutum isolate 1008001.06 chromosome A07, Gossypium_hirsutum_v2.1, whole genome shotgun sequence genomic DNA contains:
- the LOC107953589 gene encoding uncharacterized protein, with protein sequence MENRRRLQDSASESTSSIGAKLTRLASRQEEVKIAYHQLKSQIKIGLAEAEDVFSSLAIPLMKLVGLKTEEMAEEGRFTAIIVDADFSPSQEFHRNGLSLTPESPTAAGGEWNDQIYKKEENCAAKAIIAGKEFYEKQETQLLQLVHLLRQVENQVNSHQDDILQSLATQRGSLQNLFRKAVYYISAFHSQNHDIFLITQKLLQLIFYKTDAVLSSVEDNVQGLMEDLAERMCNPMVEYVKGLRADLKIGTCARLLDTVDEMERCMRNGRIELEEARKKVRVAEEGRIKALCKLKETEEKVRKMKQYHEFIAAIQNHHIEQLASSKLLGVEEANANDNNLVWELERKMRKFRTPGSPMGPKELVYHERKKKHHQSTRARSSLYHRSVIQNNVQALGPETTCVDARIPLGLSPSSAVQQVVSRKRINPYPFNP encoded by the exons ATGGAGAATCGACGGAGATTACAGGATTCGGCATCTGAATCAACTTCTTCGATCGGCGCAAAGCTTACGAGACTAGCTTCGCGGCAGGAGGAAGTGAAGATTGCTTATCACCAACTCAAATCGCAGATCAAAATCGGTTTGGCCGAA gcAGAGGATGTCTTCTCTTCCTTGGCGATTCCTTTGATGAAGTTGGTTGGTTTGAAAACAGAGGAAATGGCTGAAGAAGGACGGTTCACCGCGATCATCGTCGATGCTGATTTCTCTCCT AGCCAGGAATTCCATAGGAATGGTCTGAGTCTCACACCTGAATCACCAACTGCAGCTGGAGGAGAATGGAACGATCAGATTTACAAAAAG GAAGAAaactgtgctgctaaggcaataaTAGCAGGCAAAGAATTTTATGAGAAGCAAGAAACACAGTTACTGCAGCTTGTCCACCTGCTTAGACAAGTGGAAAACCAAGTCAATTCTCACCAGGATGACATTCTTCAAAGCCTTGCCACTCAACGGGGCTCCCTTCAAAACCTTTTCCGCAAAGCAGTTTATTATATATCTGCTTTTCATAGTCAAAACCATGACATCTTTCTAATCACGCAGAAGCTTCTTCAACTCATATTTTATAAAACAGATGCAGTACTTAGCTCAGTTGAAGATAACGTGCAGGGACTAATGGAAGACTTAGCTGAACGAATGTGTAACCCAATGGTAGAGTATGTCAAAGGCCTGAGAGCTGATTTGAAGATTGGAACATGTGCACGTTTGCTGGACACTGTGGATGAGATGGAAAGATGTATGAGAAATGGTAGGATTGAGTTAGAGGAAGCAAGGAAGAAGGTCAGAGTAGCAGAGGAGGGGAGGATCAAGGCACTGTGCAAGTTAAAGGAGACCGAAGAAAAAGTTAGGAAAATGAAGCAATACCATGAGTTCATTGCTGCAATACAAAACCATCATATTGAACAACTTGCCTCAAGCAAG TTGTTAGGCGTGGAGGAAGCTAATGCAAACGATAACAATCTAGTATGGGAACTAGAGAGGAAGATGAGGAAATTTCGAACACCTGGGAGTCCAATGGGGCCTAAAGAACTTGTCTACCATGAGAGAAAAAAGAAGCACCATCAATCTACAAGAGCAAGGTCTTCATTATATCACAGGTCAGTGATTCAGAATAATGTGCAAGCTCTGGGTCCAGAAACCACATGCGTCGACGCTCGGATCCCCTTAGGTTTATCACCTTCATCGGCAGTGCAGCAAGTGGTTTCACGCAAGCGCATCAACCCCTACCCCTTCAATCCTTGA